One Chryseobacterium sp. StRB126 genomic region harbors:
- the kdpB gene encoding potassium-transporting ATPase subunit KdpB, with the protein MKNKSQTLFQRDLVNEAIKQSFVKLNPKIMFKNPVMFLVEIGTVVMFIVSMFSLTGDKTQGSFSYNFLVFIILFFTVLFANFAEAIAEARGKAQADTLRKTREETPAKLVIDNKPGFQVETALKMSAEMKLGDIFLCEAGDQIPMDGEIIEGLATIDESAITGESAPVIREAGGDKSSVTGGTKVLSDRIKVKVTTKPGESFLDKMIALVEGASRQKTPNEIALTILLAGFTLTFIIVTLTLKPFADYAQTPITIAAFISLFVCLIPTTIGGLLSAIGIAGMDRALRANVITKSGKAVETAGDIDVLLLDKTGTITIGNRKATQFHPANGIKLEDFIKASALSSVADETPEGKSIIELSQLKSEDLLVPNPTYIDFTAETRTSGIDFEETRIRKGAYDTIKKLTEKAGNLFPQETQDAVTKISENGGTPLVVSVNEKVWGVIELQDIIKTGIQERFQRLRKMGVKTVMVTGDNPLTAKFIAEKAGVDDFIAEAKPEDKMNYIKKEQQEGKLVAMMGDGTNDAPALAQADVGVAMNSGTQAAKEAGNMVDLDNDPTKLIEIVEIGKQLLMTRGTLTTFSIANDVAKYFAIIPALFITFIPSLQKLNIMNLHSPETAILSAVIFNAVIIPFLIPLALKGVAYKPIGASALLRRNLLIYGLGGVIVPFIGIKIIDILISLFY; encoded by the coding sequence ATGAAAAATAAATCACAAACATTGTTTCAAAGAGATTTGGTAAATGAAGCGATTAAACAGTCCTTCGTGAAACTGAATCCGAAAATTATGTTTAAAAATCCAGTGATGTTTCTGGTGGAGATCGGAACAGTGGTCATGTTTATAGTAAGCATGTTCAGCTTAACTGGTGATAAAACCCAAGGAAGTTTCTCATATAATTTCTTGGTATTCATTATCTTATTTTTTACCGTCTTATTTGCCAATTTTGCCGAAGCCATCGCTGAAGCCAGAGGAAAGGCACAGGCTGATACGCTTAGAAAAACCCGTGAGGAAACTCCTGCCAAACTGGTGATTGATAACAAACCCGGATTTCAGGTAGAAACAGCTTTAAAAATGTCTGCAGAAATGAAGCTTGGAGATATTTTTCTTTGTGAAGCCGGAGATCAGATTCCGATGGATGGAGAAATTATTGAAGGGTTGGCAACCATTGATGAATCTGCCATTACAGGAGAAAGTGCACCGGTTATCCGCGAAGCGGGGGGAGATAAGAGTTCAGTAACAGGAGGAACAAAAGTACTTTCAGACAGAATTAAGGTAAAAGTAACGACGAAGCCGGGAGAGTCCTTTTTGGACAAAATGATTGCTCTTGTAGAAGGCGCGTCAAGACAGAAAACACCTAACGAAATCGCATTAACCATATTATTAGCAGGGTTTACCCTTACTTTTATTATTGTAACCCTAACCTTAAAACCTTTTGCTGACTATGCGCAGACTCCGATTACCATTGCGGCATTCATCTCTCTTTTCGTTTGTCTTATTCCGACAACCATTGGAGGCTTGCTTTCTGCCATTGGAATTGCGGGAATGGACCGCGCACTGAGAGCCAACGTTATCACAAAAAGTGGAAAAGCAGTAGAAACGGCAGGCGATATAGATGTTTTGCTACTGGATAAAACCGGAACAATCACTATCGGGAACCGTAAGGCAACACAATTTCATCCTGCAAACGGAATTAAGCTTGAAGACTTTATCAAAGCTTCTGCTCTGAGCTCGGTAGCAGATGAAACACCGGAGGGAAAATCTATTATAGAATTGAGCCAGCTGAAATCGGAAGATCTGTTGGTTCCCAATCCAACATACATCGACTTTACTGCTGAGACCAGAACTTCAGGGATCGATTTTGAAGAGACCAGAATCCGAAAAGGAGCTTACGACACTATAAAAAAACTGACTGAAAAAGCCGGGAATCTTTTCCCGCAGGAAACACAGGATGCTGTTACCAAAATTTCTGAAAACGGAGGAACACCTTTGGTAGTGTCCGTTAATGAAAAAGTATGGGGAGTTATTGAACTTCAGGATATTATTAAAACGGGTATCCAGGAGCGTTTCCAGAGACTGAGAAAAATGGGCGTGAAAACGGTAATGGTAACCGGAGACAACCCTTTAACCGCAAAATTTATTGCGGAAAAAGCTGGAGTAGATGATTTTATTGCTGAAGCCAAACCGGAAGATAAAATGAACTATATCAAGAAGGAACAGCAGGAAGGAAAACTGGTAGCGATGATGGGAGACGGAACGAATGATGCTCCGGCATTAGCTCAGGCTGATGTGGGGGTTGCAATGAACAGCGGAACTCAGGCTGCGAAGGAAGCTGGTAATATGGTAGACCTTGATAATGACCCTACCAAACTAATTGAGATCGTAGAGATTGGAAAACAGTTACTGATGACCCGTGGAACCTTGACGACTTTCAGTATTGCCAATGACGTTGCAAAGTATTTTGCCATTATTCCGGCATTGTTTATCACTTTTATTCCGTCATTGCAAAAATTGAATATCATGAATCTTCACAGCCCAGAAACAGCTATTTTATCAGCGGTTATTTTCAATGCGGTGATTATTCCTTTTCTGATTCCATTAGCGTTAAAAGGAGTGGCGTATAAGCCAATTGGTGCCAGCGCATTATTAAGAAGAAATCTTTTGATCTATGGTTTGGGAGGCGTTATTGTTCCTTTCATCGGAATCAAAATTATTGATATATTGATTAGTTTATTCTATTAA
- the kdpC gene encoding K(+)-transporting ATPase subunit C: protein MKNHIVSAFRLTLVMLAVVGIYLIVVYAGSKVLPTQGNAEIINYKGQKFYANIGQEFKSEKYFHSRPSTVNYNAAGSGGSNKGPSNEEYLETVQKRIDTLKLQNPEMGSVKVPVELVTASGSGLDPDISEEGALYQVKRISKMRNLPVEKINTLIKDQTQKPFLGLFGPSRINVLKLNIALDQLK, encoded by the coding sequence ATGAAAAATCATATCGTTTCAGCATTCAGACTAACTTTGGTAATGCTGGCAGTTGTAGGGATTTATCTGATTGTTGTATATGCCGGATCAAAAGTATTACCTACTCAGGGAAATGCAGAGATCATTAATTATAAAGGACAAAAATTCTATGCTAATATCGGACAGGAATTTAAATCTGAAAAATACTTTCATAGCCGCCCATCTACTGTAAACTATAATGCAGCGGGAAGTGGGGGAAGCAATAAAGGTCCAAGCAATGAAGAATACCTGGAAACTGTACAAAAAAGAATAGATACCCTAAAATTACAGAACCCTGAAATGGGAAGTGTTAAAGTACCAGTAGAGCTTGTTACGGCAAGTGGAAGCGGATTAGATCCTGATATTTCAGAAGAGGGGGCTTTATATCAGGTAAAAAGAATTTCCAAAATGAGAAATCTTCCTGTAGAGAAGATTAATACCTTAATTAAAGATCAGACTCAGAAACCATTTTTAGGACTTTTCGGACCTTCAAGAATCAATGTTTTAAAGCTTAATATTGCTTTAGATCAACTTAAATAA
- a CDS encoding porin: MLLGVFFSKAQSSDSLKTEPKVTFSAYAELFYTYDFNEPGNHLRQNFLYTYNRHNEVNLNLGLIKANYQSDNIRANLALMGGTYAQDNMAAEQEALRYINEANVGIKISKNKNLWVDAGIMPSHIGWESAIGKDNINLTRSFAAENSPYFETGAKVSYTSDSGKWFVSGLILNGWQRIAKVKGNQSISFGHQVTYKPNDKVTLNSSSFIGNDKAKDDKRMRYFHDLYGSFQLTDKFSALLGFDIGAEQKTKGSEQYNIWYSPNIQAKYQVDNKWALAGRLEYYNDKNGVIISTGTPNGFQTFGYSLNVDYAVFKNVVFRTEARGFTSKDAVFAKNDDFRKGNFFVTTSLAVWF; this comes from the coding sequence ATGCTATTGGGAGTGTTTTTCTCAAAAGCGCAATCATCAGACTCATTAAAAACAGAGCCTAAAGTTACATTTTCGGCTTATGCGGAACTTTTTTATACTTACGATTTTAATGAGCCTGGAAATCATCTCCGTCAGAATTTTTTATACACTTACAACAGACATAATGAGGTTAATCTCAATCTGGGGCTTATAAAAGCCAATTATCAGAGTGATAATATCAGAGCCAACCTTGCATTAATGGGCGGAACCTATGCACAGGACAATATGGCTGCAGAACAGGAGGCTTTACGATATATCAACGAAGCAAATGTAGGAATCAAAATATCTAAAAATAAAAACTTATGGGTTGATGCCGGGATCATGCCTTCCCATATTGGTTGGGAAAGTGCGATAGGAAAAGATAATATTAACCTGACAAGAAGTTTTGCTGCAGAAAATTCACCTTATTTTGAAACCGGTGCTAAAGTTTCCTATACTTCAGATAGTGGAAAATGGTTTGTAAGCGGATTGATTCTGAATGGCTGGCAGCGTATTGCAAAAGTGAAAGGAAATCAGAGTATTTCTTTTGGACATCAGGTGACGTATAAACCAAACGATAAAGTAACTTTGAACAGCAGTTCATTTATAGGAAATGATAAAGCCAAGGATGATAAAAGGATGCGTTATTTTCATGATTTGTATGGAAGTTTCCAGTTAACAGATAAGTTTTCGGCTTTATTAGGATTTGATATCGGAGCAGAGCAGAAGACCAAAGGAAGTGAGCAGTATAATATCTGGTACAGCCCGAATATACAGGCGAAATATCAGGTTGACAATAAATGGGCACTGGCTGGAAGACTGGAATATTACAATGATAAAAATGGAGTGATTATCAGTACAGGAACTCCTAACGGATTTCAAACCTTTGGATATTCACTGAATGTAGATTATGCTGTATTTAAAAATGTTGTTTTTCGTACCGAAGCAAGAGGATTCACTTCTAAGGATGCTGTTTTTGCGAAAAATGATGATTTCAGAAAAGGAAATTTCTTCGTTACAACAAGTTTAGCAGTTTGGTTTTAA
- a CDS encoding histidine kinase — protein MSSAKHFLELIQKSRKGKFKIYIGMSAGVGKTFRMLQEAHSLLRNGIDVKIGYIETHDREETVALAEGIPEIGRKSVFYKGKNLEEMDLQAIINEHPEVVLVDELAHTNVEGSKNKKRWQDVLEILDNGINVISAMNIQHIESLNEEVKKITGVEVAERVPDKILALADEVVNIDLTADELLTRLKEGKIYKKDKIQTALSNFFQSGHILQLRELALKEVATHVERKVETEIKTENFKPIKFLACISSNEKIAKTIIRKTARLASYYNSPWTVLYIQKPSETPEKIALDKQRYLINNFNLAQELGAKVVRIKENSVHNGILEYVIAHNITTVCIGKPHAKLWQRLSGYSWIYTLMNGLNERQVDIIILS, from the coding sequence ATGTCATCAGCAAAACATTTTTTGGAACTCATCCAAAAGTCCCGGAAAGGGAAATTCAAAATCTATATCGGGATGAGTGCAGGTGTTGGGAAGACCTTCCGAATGCTGCAGGAAGCTCATTCCCTTTTACGAAACGGCATTGATGTAAAGATTGGTTATATAGAAACCCATGATCGTGAAGAAACGGTAGCTCTGGCAGAAGGAATTCCGGAAATTGGAAGAAAATCAGTCTTTTATAAAGGTAAAAACCTGGAGGAAATGGACCTCCAGGCTATTATCAATGAACATCCGGAAGTGGTGCTTGTAGATGAACTGGCCCATACCAATGTGGAAGGATCCAAAAATAAAAAGAGATGGCAGGATGTGCTGGAGATTCTGGATAACGGAATCAATGTTATCAGTGCCATGAATATTCAGCATATTGAAAGCCTTAATGAAGAAGTAAAGAAAATAACAGGAGTTGAAGTTGCAGAGCGGGTTCCAGATAAAATCTTAGCGCTTGCTGATGAAGTAGTGAATATTGACCTTACTGCCGATGAGCTGCTCACCCGGCTCAAAGAAGGAAAAATCTATAAGAAAGATAAAATTCAGACGGCACTTAGCAACTTTTTCCAGAGTGGTCATATTCTACAGCTTCGTGAACTTGCGTTAAAAGAAGTGGCAACGCACGTAGAAAGAAAGGTGGAAACTGAAATTAAAACGGAAAATTTCAAACCCATCAAATTCTTGGCCTGCATCAGCAGCAATGAGAAGATTGCGAAGACCATCATCAGGAAGACTGCCAGGCTGGCGAGTTATTACAACAGTCCGTGGACGGTTCTCTATATTCAAAAACCTTCTGAAACCCCTGAAAAAATAGCACTGGACAAGCAGCGGTATTTGATTAATAATTTTAATTTAGCACAGGAATTGGGAGCCAAGGTTGTCAGAATCAAGGAAAATAGTGTTCATAACGGAATCCTTGAATATGTGATTGCCCATAACATCACCACAGTCTGCATCGGAAAACCTCATGCAAAGCTTTGGCAGCGTCTGTCCGGCTACAGTTGGATTTATACTTTGATGAACGGGCTGAATGAAAGACAGGTAGATATTATTATTTTATCTTAA
- a CDS encoding ATP-binding protein: MKLKTKLTLGVGLLFLLIVLLSVIGSVYINKLKSDTEKILTANYNSLEFSKNMLLALDHISTDSVVAIADFRKNNKLQDKNLTEFGEKEATQNLNLHFNSYLEQPTTHKEKLIREDLARIMSLNMKGIERKSDIAIITAENATFWIVSLGTVCFLIAFILLFNLPQTIAEPINQLTFSIRQIADKNYNERVHFKGSEEFNSLADSFNVMAEKLQEYESSNLSKQLMEKKRIETLVNNMHDAVIGLDENHFIYMINDEALKITNLHKEDIIGKTAHEVAINNDLMRELLKNIDHPVKDPIKIVRENKENYFEQDIVPINIVKTGEKEKKYIGKVILLRNITPFKELDFAKTNFIATISHELKTPISAIKMGVQLLGNQKFGELNEQQQELLKSINEDGQRLLDITGELLNLSQVESGNIRLTVDKCSPKEIVQTAVKNVEKLSEQKNISIHTEYQLEDTDFVTADFDKTVWVMNNFLTNAVKHSFQDEEIKILVERVEDFIQFNIIDTGSGIDEKYHRQIFDRYFQVPGEHQNGTGLGLAISKNFIEKQNGEIGVSSSLNNGSTFFFRLPVS; encoded by the coding sequence ATGAAACTTAAAACAAAACTAACCCTAGGCGTAGGCCTTTTATTTTTACTGATCGTCCTGCTTTCAGTAATAGGTTCTGTATATATCAATAAATTAAAATCTGATACAGAAAAGATTCTTACGGCCAATTATAACAGCCTTGAATTTTCTAAGAATATGCTTCTGGCACTGGATCATATCAGTACAGACAGTGTGGTGGCCATAGCAGATTTTAGGAAAAACAATAAGTTGCAGGACAAAAACCTTACAGAATTTGGTGAAAAAGAGGCTACTCAGAACCTGAATCTGCATTTCAACAGTTATTTGGAACAACCTACAACCCATAAAGAGAAGCTGATACGGGAAGATCTGGCGAGAATCATGTCTTTAAACATGAAGGGAATTGAGCGCAAAAGCGATATCGCCATTATTACAGCCGAAAATGCCACTTTTTGGATTGTCAGTCTGGGAACGGTTTGTTTTCTGATTGCTTTTATTTTATTGTTCAACCTGCCTCAAACCATTGCTGAGCCCATCAATCAGCTAACCTTCAGTATCAGGCAGATTGCAGATAAAAATTATAATGAAAGGGTACATTTTAAAGGAAGTGAAGAATTCAACAGCCTGGCAGACTCTTTTAATGTGATGGCAGAAAAGCTTCAGGAGTACGAAAGCAGCAACCTTTCCAAGCAGCTGATGGAGAAAAAAAGGATAGAAACCTTGGTGAATAATATGCACGATGCTGTAATTGGCCTGGATGAAAATCATTTTATCTATATGATTAATGATGAAGCTTTAAAGATCACTAATCTCCACAAAGAGGATATTATTGGAAAAACGGCCCATGAAGTTGCGATTAATAATGATCTGATGCGTGAACTGCTGAAAAATATAGATCATCCGGTGAAAGATCCTATTAAGATCGTTCGTGAGAATAAAGAAAATTATTTTGAGCAGGATATTGTTCCCATCAATATTGTAAAAACAGGAGAGAAAGAGAAGAAATATATCGGAAAAGTAATTTTATTACGAAATATTACGCCTTTTAAAGAACTGGATTTTGCTAAGACCAATTTTATTGCAACCATTTCCCATGAATTGAAAACTCCGATTTCTGCTATAAAAATGGGGGTACAGCTACTCGGAAATCAAAAATTCGGAGAGTTGAATGAACAACAGCAGGAATTGCTGAAGAGCATCAATGAAGATGGGCAGCGTTTATTGGATATCACGGGTGAACTTCTTAATCTTTCACAAGTGGAATCCGGAAACATCAGACTTACCGTTGATAAATGTTCTCCTAAGGAAATTGTACAAACCGCCGTGAAAAACGTTGAAAAACTGTCAGAACAGAAGAATATTTCAATTCACACAGAATACCAGTTGGAAGATACTGATTTTGTAACTGCAGATTTTGACAAAACAGTTTGGGTAATGAATAACTTCCTGACCAATGCGGTAAAACATTCTTTTCAGGATGAAGAAATTAAAATTCTTGTGGAAAGAGTAGAGGATTTTATTCAGTTTAATATCATTGATACAGGAAGTGGAATTGATGAAAAGTACCACAGACAGATCTTTGACCGTTACTTTCAGGTTCCGGGTGAACATCAGAATGGAACAGGTCTTGGGTTAGCTATTTCAAAGAATTTTATTGAGAAACAGAATGGTGAAATAGGGGTAAGCAGTTCTCTGAACAATGGAAGTACTTTCTTTTTCAGATTGCCGGTTTCATAA
- a CDS encoding T9SS type A sorting domain-containing protein, producing MKKLYLVFLMTMFSAMQAQIVNIPDANFKNILLSNVPNAVMAFDLMNNLTIIDKNHDGEIQLSEAANITKLNIRVTSFPANYSQLFSNLVSMEGIQSFTNLTSLDIDGLPLLQTLDLSNNTLLYNLEVSRCYVLSSLNLQGCSQLHDMEIFASKIASINLSGLTNLYDVSILQCQLENIYLNNNTNLNSLNLALNKLQTIPINQTPNLKFLTLTQNQISTLDFSGFPKLEALGVSLNKFITIDLSQNKNLTSFYCDKNPFLQSLFIKNGIHNLGSTPTNTSSFTDTPSLVYICADDFEIPNIISLLPSANTCVVNSYCSFNPGGTFYKIQGNTKVDANNNGCDANDANKAFQKFNITGGGVTGSMIANTSGDFSISVEPGSHTVTPVIENPAYFTISPSSITATFPQQASPFIQNFCITPNGVHNDLETVIVPVTEASPGFESKYNIIYKNKGNTIQSGTLVFNYNENVIDYMSATLSPSSQSSGTLNWNFTNLLPFETREITVTLKLNTPTQTPAVNGGDILHYTAQINGATDETPIDNNFALNQTVVNSFDPNDKTCLEGTSIAKTQVGDYVHYLIRFENTGTANARNIVVKDEIDTSKFDISSLVSLDGSHSYVTRITNSNIVEFIFENIQLPFDDAHNDGYVAFKIKTKSTLNTGDTFSNTAKIYFDYNFPIVTNTYTTSIASTLATSEIKNDKNAMSIYPNPVKDILYINSTTEVNKVVIYDAAGRVITSMATKGNSVNVSDLPRGNYLIKLFLKDKVSVLKFIKD from the coding sequence ATGAAAAAACTCTACCTAGTCTTTCTAATGACTATGTTTTCCGCTATGCAAGCGCAGATTGTTAATATTCCTGATGCCAATTTCAAAAATATTCTGCTATCTAATGTACCTAATGCTGTTATGGCTTTTGATCTTATGAATAATCTTACTATCATTGATAAAAACCATGATGGAGAGATTCAATTATCTGAAGCTGCCAATATTACAAAACTAAACATCCGAGTAACTAGTTTTCCGGCTAATTATTCTCAACTGTTCAGTAACCTCGTTTCAATGGAAGGAATACAAAGCTTTACCAATCTGACTTCTCTTGATATAGATGGTCTTCCATTATTACAGACCTTAGATTTAAGTAATAATACCCTATTATATAACCTGGAAGTTAGCAGATGCTATGTCCTTTCATCATTAAACCTTCAAGGGTGTAGCCAGCTACATGATATGGAGATCTTTGCCAGTAAGATAGCTTCCATTAATTTATCCGGACTAACAAACTTATATGATGTGAGTATATTACAATGTCAACTTGAGAATATCTATTTGAATAATAATACGAATCTCAACTCCTTAAACTTAGCATTGAATAAGCTTCAGACAATACCTATAAATCAAACCCCTAATTTAAAATTTCTGACACTAACACAAAACCAAATCAGCACACTTGATTTCAGTGGTTTTCCAAAATTAGAAGCCTTGGGGGTCAGTCTCAACAAGTTTATCACCATTGATTTGTCACAAAATAAAAACCTTACAAGCTTCTATTGTGATAAGAATCCTTTTCTTCAATCATTGTTCATTAAAAATGGAATTCATAATTTGGGTTCTACTCCTACTAATACTTCAAGCTTCACGGATACCCCAAGCCTTGTTTATATCTGTGCTGATGATTTTGAAATTCCTAACATTATTTCTTTATTACCATCTGCAAATACGTGTGTTGTAAACTCATACTGTTCATTTAACCCAGGAGGTACATTTTATAAAATTCAGGGAAACACAAAGGTAGATGCCAATAATAATGGCTGTGATGCCAATGATGCCAACAAAGCTTTCCAAAAGTTCAACATAACAGGAGGTGGAGTTACAGGAAGTATGATTGCCAATACTTCCGGAGATTTTTCTATTTCAGTAGAGCCAGGCAGCCATACAGTAACTCCAGTTATTGAAAATCCCGCGTACTTTACTATTTCCCCGTCAAGCATTACTGCCACTTTTCCTCAACAGGCAAGTCCATTTATTCAAAACTTCTGTATAACTCCGAATGGTGTTCATAATGATTTAGAAACAGTAATTGTACCTGTTACAGAGGCTTCACCAGGCTTTGAATCAAAATATAACATCATTTACAAAAACAAAGGGAATACGATACAATCCGGTACTCTGGTATTTAATTACAATGAGAATGTTATCGATTATATGAGTGCTACGCTTTCCCCATCCTCTCAATCTTCCGGAACATTGAACTGGAATTTCACCAATCTTCTTCCTTTTGAAACAAGAGAAATCACAGTTACTCTAAAATTAAATACACCTACACAAACTCCTGCAGTGAATGGTGGAGATATTCTGCATTATACAGCACAAATTAACGGGGCTACAGATGAAACGCCAATTGACAATAATTTTGCTTTAAACCAAACGGTTGTTAATTCTTTTGACCCTAATGATAAAACCTGTCTTGAAGGAACTTCTATTGCAAAAACTCAGGTTGGAGACTATGTTCATTACTTAATCCGATTCGAAAATACAGGAACTGCCAATGCCAGAAATATTGTTGTAAAGGATGAAATTGATACTTCAAAATTTGATATTTCTTCTTTAGTTTCTTTGGATGGAAGCCACAGCTATGTAACAAGAATAACAAATTCTAATATTGTAGAATTCATTTTCGAAAATATTCAGTTACCTTTTGATGATGCTCATAATGATGGATATGTAGCTTTCAAAATAAAAACAAAATCTACTTTGAATACTGGTGATACTTTCAGTAATACGGCTAAAATCTATTTTGATTACAACTTCCCTATTGTTACCAATACTTACACAACATCCATTGCAAGCACTTTAGCTACTTCAGAGATCAAGAATGATAAAAATGCAATGAGTATTTATCCTAATCCGGTAAAAGATATATTGTACATCAATTCAACAACTGAAGTAAATAAAGTTGTGATTTATGATGCTGCCGGAAGGGTGATTACGTCTATGGCAACAAAAGGAAACTCGGTAAATGTTTCAGATCTGCCTAGAGGAAATTATCTGATTAAGCTATTCTTAAAAGATAAAGTCTCCGTATTGAAATTTATAAAAGATTAA
- the ligA gene encoding NAD-dependent DNA ligase LigA yields MSENIQQKIEQLRKELHQHNENYYLLDTPTIADYEFDMLLERLQDLEAKYPEFYDENSPTMRVGGGITKVFPTIQHKFRMYSLDNSYDFDDLQDWEKRIIKTIDEPVEFVAELKYDGASISILYENGKLTQAVTRGDGFQGDEITPNVRTISDIPLKLKGDFPSQFYMRGEIYLTRKNFNKLNALREEEGLDPFMNPRNTASGSLKMQDSAEVRKRALSSVLYQFISDEIPAETHWELLQKAQGWGFKTSQQVKLCKTLDEVKEFITFWDTERHNLPFEIDGIVLKVNSLPQQRQLGYTAKSPRWAMAYKFKAEKVETELQSVSYQVGRTGAITPVANLKPVLLAGTIVKRASLHNEDIIKKLDLHENDFVYVEKGGEIIPKIVGVNIDKRTNESREIEYIKHCPECGTELIKIEDQAIHFCPNELHCPPQVVGRMIHYVSRKALNIDNLGSETIEQLYREKLIENPADFYTLTKEQLLPLERMAEKSAQNIITGIEKSKEIPFEKVLYGIGIKHVGETVAKKLVKNFPTIEELKNATVEELCQVEDIGVKIAVSIEEFFKNTENLLMIERLKSYGVQLEKGESTNEVLSNVLEGKTFLFTGKLLLFTREAAEEMVEKHGGKNISAVSKNLNYLVVGEKAGSKLKKAQDIGTITILDEQQFLDLIEKQ; encoded by the coding sequence ATGTCTGAAAACATTCAACAAAAAATAGAACAGCTCCGTAAAGAGCTGCACCAGCATAACGAAAACTATTACCTTCTGGATACTCCCACCATTGCAGATTATGAATTTGATATGTTACTGGAGAGACTTCAGGACCTTGAAGCCAAATATCCTGAATTTTATGACGAAAACTCACCTACAATGCGTGTTGGTGGCGGTATTACAAAGGTATTTCCAACGATTCAGCATAAATTCAGAATGTATTCTCTGGATAACTCCTACGATTTTGATGATCTGCAAGATTGGGAAAAAAGAATTATCAAAACCATTGATGAACCTGTAGAATTTGTAGCCGAATTGAAGTATGACGGAGCTTCTATTTCTATTCTTTATGAAAACGGAAAGCTTACTCAGGCTGTAACCCGTGGTGATGGTTTTCAGGGAGACGAAATCACTCCAAACGTTCGTACCATTTCTGATATTCCATTAAAGTTAAAAGGTGATTTTCCTTCGCAATTCTATATGCGTGGTGAAATTTATTTAACGAGAAAAAATTTTAACAAACTTAATGCACTTCGTGAAGAAGAAGGGCTGGATCCATTCATGAATCCTAGAAATACCGCGAGTGGAAGTTTAAAAATGCAGGATAGTGCTGAGGTTAGAAAACGTGCACTTTCTTCTGTACTATACCAATTCATTTCCGATGAAATTCCCGCGGAAACTCATTGGGAGTTGCTTCAGAAAGCACAAGGTTGGGGATTCAAAACTTCGCAGCAGGTTAAACTTTGCAAAACGTTGGATGAGGTAAAGGAATTTATCACATTTTGGGATACGGAACGTCACAATTTACCTTTCGAAATTGATGGGATTGTATTAAAAGTGAATTCTTTACCACAGCAGAGACAGCTTGGATATACAGCTAAATCTCCACGTTGGGCTATGGCTTATAAGTTTAAAGCTGAGAAGGTAGAAACTGAACTTCAAAGTGTTTCTTATCAGGTGGGAAGAACGGGAGCAATTACTCCTGTGGCTAACTTAAAACCTGTTTTACTGGCCGGAACGATTGTAAAAAGAGCATCCCTGCATAATGAAGATATCATCAAAAAGCTTGATCTTCATGAAAATGATTTTGTGTATGTAGAAAAAGGAGGTGAAATTATTCCAAAGATTGTTGGGGTAAATATAGATAAGAGAACTAATGAAAGCAGGGAAATAGAATACATCAAACATTGTCCTGAATGTGGAACCGAACTGATAAAAATTGAAGACCAGGCCATTCATTTCTGTCCGAACGAACTTCACTGTCCGCCGCAGGTGGTGGGAAGAATGATTCACTATGTTTCAAGAAAAGCATTGAATATTGATAACCTTGGAAGTGAAACCATAGAACAGCTTTACAGGGAAAAACTTATTGAAAATCCTGCCGATTTCTATACTTTAACTAAAGAACAGCTTCTTCCACTGGAAAGAATGGCTGAAAAATCTGCTCAGAATATCATTACAGGAATTGAAAAATCAAAGGAAATTCCATTTGAAAAAGTATTGTACGGAATTGGTATCAAGCATGTAGGAGAAACAGTTGCTAAAAAATTAGTAAAAAACTTCCCTACTATTGAAGAGTTGAAAAATGCTACTGTTGAAGAGCTTTGCCAGGTAGAAGATATTGGGGTTAAAATAGCAGTAAGCATTGAGGAGTTTTTCAAAAACACTGAAAACCTATTGATGATCGAGCGTTTGAAATCTTATGGAGTACAGCTTGAAAAAGGAGAAAGCACCAATGAAGTATTATCCAATGTTTTAGAAGGAAAAACCTTCCTTTTCACTGGAAAATTATTACTCTTCACCAGAGAGGCTGCTGAGGAAATGGTAGAAAAGCATGGTGGAAAGAATATTTCTGCCGTTTCAAAAAACCTTAACTATCTTGTGGTGGGAGAAAAAGCCGGAAGCAAGCTAAAAAAAGCTCAGGACATCGGAACGATTACCATTCTTGATGAACAGCAGTTTCTGGATTTGATTGAGAAACAGTAA